In the Chroogloeocystis siderophila 5.2 s.c.1 genome, GTCATTGGTAATTGGGTCAACTTATTAACTATTCCCCATTTCCCATTACTTAGCCTTAAAAAGTATGATTTCTAACATTTGATGTGGAAATAGCAACCTACCAGCTTGAGTTTCGTCGCTACCAACGACAATTTCAATCACCACTTCACACAAGTCACGGTATCTGGAAAGTGCGTGAGGGAATTATTCTGCGTTTTACAGATGCGACGGGTAAGGTAGACTATGGTGAAATTGCCCCTATAAGTTGGTTTGGTTCGGAAACAATCGAACAAGCTTGGGCTTTTTGCTGTCAGCTACCGCCAAAAGTAACTCAGGAGATGATTGATTCGATTCCCGATACTTTACCCGCGTGTCAATTCGGGTTTGAGTCAGTGTTGGAAGAGGTGGGAGATGGAAAACCTAGTCTAACTTATAGTGGGTTGTTACCTGCTGGAGAAGCAGCTTTAGGCGCTTGGGAGAAATTGTGGGAAAAAGGTTATCGTACCTTTAAATGGAAAATTGGCGTTGGTGCGATCGCAGAGGAATTAAAAATCTTTGCAAAACTGATGCAATTACCCGTGTCGGCGAAACTACGCTTAGATGCAAATGGAGGATTAAGTTACGATCAGGCGCAGTTGTGGTTGCAGACGTGCGATCGCTTTGCAGAAAATCCCGCAGGAACGGTAGAAGTTGAGTATCTCGAACAACCATTAGCAGTAGAAGAATTTGCAGCGATGTTAGAGTTGAGTCGCTGTTATAGCTGCGCGATCGCCTTAGATGAGTCTGTCGCGACATTGAAGCAATTACAAGAATGCTACCACAAAGGTTGGCGGGGGATTTTCATTATCAAGCCTGCGATCGCGGGGTTTCCTTCACGTCTGCGTCAGTTTTGTCGTGAATATCAAATTGACGCGGTTTTTTCCTCTGTGTTTGAAACAGAAATTGGTAAGTCAGCAGCTTTGAAACTTGCAAGGGAATTATCTTCGCCAAATCGGACGGTAGGGTTTGGAGTCGATCATTTGTTGGCACCAGAAGATAGCCAATGGCTAGAAAGGTTATGGAGTACTCACTAGCAGATTTTAAGAACTACACCAAAAATCATTTGCTTTGTGAAAACAGCGATCGCCTACCGCAATTAATTGAGGAGATCTCTTCACAAATTCAATTTCTTCAACAAAATTCTAAAGTTCTTCTTGCTGAACGCGAACCTGTAAGATTTTTAGCGAGTTTTATCGCTGCTTATACTGCGGGCTATCCTATTTTTCTATGTAATCCTGATTGGGGAAACTATGAGTGGCAACAAGTCTTTGATTTAGTTCAACCCGACATTATCTTAGCAAGTCATTTAGAAATGCCTGCCACAGTTACCACCAATACCAATGACCCATTACCCATTCCCAACTCGATCATGATTCCTACTGGTGGTTCGTCAGGCAAAATCAAATTTGCGATCCACAATTGGGAAACACTTGCAGCATCAGTAACAGGTTTTAGAAAATATTTTCAACTTGAGCAAGTTCATTCGTACTGCATACTGCCACTGTATCACGTCAGCGGCTTCATGCAGTTTATGCGTTCTTTTATCAGTGGGGGCGATCTCGTTATTCAAAACTTCCAGCAAATGGAACAAGCAATTTATCCGAACCTACAACGTTTTTTTATTTCCTTAGTACCCACACAACTACAACGAATTTTGCAATCGTCACTTAGTGATCGCTTAGCAGAATTTCAAACGGTATTATTAGGTGGTGCGCCAGCTTGGAGTGAATTGTTAACACAAGCCCGAACCCAAAACATCCGTTTAGCACTAACTTACGGAATGACAGAAACCGCTGCGCAGATTGCAACGCTTAAACCTGAGGAATTTCTGCAAGGGAAAACCAACTGTGGGAAAGTTTTACCTCACGCGCAAGTGACCATTTGCAATCAACAGGGTAACATTAAAATTCAAGCCGAATCTTTAGCGCTAGGCTACTATCCGCATATCTTTACCCAACCAGAACTTACCCTAGACGATCTAGGTTATTTCGATAATCAAGGATATTTAAACATCATTGGGCGTAGTAGCGACAAAATCATTACAGGTGGCGAAAACGTTTATCCCGTCGAAGTTGAAACAGCAATCCGCGATACCCAAATGGTAACGGATATATGCGTCATTGGCATTCCCGATCCTCATTGGGGACAAGCTGTAACAGCGATTTACGTTCCCAAATCAAATACATCCGCAACAACCTTACAAACAACCCTCAAAGCCAAACTCAGCAAATTCAAAATTCCCAAACATTGGATTTCCCTCACCACCTTACCCCGCAACTCCCAAGGTAAAATCAATCGTCAATCTTTACAACAACTCGCCTTAACCTTACTCCAAAAATAGATATATCTTCCCTGCTATCTGTCCCCCCACTGCTGCAACCATTGTTCCATTTCCACCGATAAACTTTGCCTTTTTCGACTTTCCGCATCAATACAAACGTGTTGAGTCATTGCTTTTGCGACAACCTTTTCCGTCGCCATCACCTCATAAGCAATTGTGAAACTATCCTCTTGTAATTTTTGCGGAATCAAGCGAATCGATAACAAATCGCCACAAAATAGCGGGCGAAAAAAATCGACACTCGCACGCACAATCGGAAACGCCACCGCAGGATTGCTAAAAAAAGCCTTCAGATTGAACCCTGATGTTGCTAGCGATGCTTCGTAAGCTTCATGACACATCGCCAAGACGTTAGCAAAGTAAACAACACCAGCTGCATCGGTATCTTGAAAGCGAACAGTGCGATGATAAGTAAACGCCATTTTAGGAAAAAGAATAATCTGAGGAAGATGAACAATTGCACTCGCACCTCATAACCGCAGTGTTCAATAAGCAGCTTACCAAATAGCTATACATTGCTTAAGTTCGTCAAGATCGAGATAATCAGTTGTGAAAGCTTTACGTAACAATCCTGGGGGAATGAATTCATCGTATTTTTGAATTCTGGGGGCTTCAGCCGCTGCTACTAAATCTTGGGTAGTGATGCTGCGATCGCCTAACGAAGTCATAACATCATAAAGCTGTGTTATCTCTGTACCTTTAAGTTTGAGATAGTAGGGATTCGTTCCTGTAATGCTTTTAATTTCCAAATCTTCTCTCAAGCAGTAGTTTAAAACTCTTTCTAACGTTCTATACGCAACTGTACCCATCCAAGGAAAAAGATAACAAGCATCATTTTCTAGGACAATATTATCTAAGTTAATTCGTCTAGCGAGTTGTCGTGCTTTTTTCAGGCGATCGCGTGCATTTTGTTGTAGATAACTATACTCTATATCTTCAAGTAATACTTTGCGCATTCGTTGCATAACTTTGGTATGAATATTACCGCTTCCACCGCGCCAAGCGATGCTAGCGCTTCCAGCAACTTGTTTGACAACAATCGTTTTTCTTTTAAAATCTACGTCTAAAACTTCCCACGTTCTTCCAGCTAAACTGAATTGATCTCCTACAGGTGGTGGAGTTAGAATGCTGCCAATTTCTGTAGAATCGTTTTTTACAGTGTATTCTTCATTGTCGGGAAAAACGGCATAAAACTGAAATTTTGAGATAACTTTTTCGCCAGCTAAACCAATAATCAATTTTCCCGACTCATGCTGAATATGATCGATATCAATTAAATAGCGTAGTAGGATTCTGTAGTCGTCTTTTGAGATAGCACTAAACGGTGGTAAACTAAGAACTTGCTGGGCTAAAACCGCAGGAGACGATTCTCCCATTGCTGCTAAAATGCTCATTGTTTGGTGATACAGCAAGCTGAGCGGATATTCTAGTGGTTGTATCGGTTCAATCCAACGTTCTTCGAGATAAAGTTGAATAATTGCAATACACTGTAAAAGTTGCCAAGGAATTTGTGCAGGTAACGATGCTGCAAGCGATAACTCATTTTCTGCACAAACAAAACGCATATCCGCAGGTTCGCCGCGTCTTCCAGTACGCCCTAGACGTTGCAAAAAACTTGCTACACTCAATGGTGCTTCTAGCTGAATAACTCGTTCTAATTGTCCAATATCTATCCCTAATTCCAACGTTAATGTTGCGGCTGTCACTGCTAAAGGTGTATGGCGCATTGCCTTTTCAGCTGCTTCTCTTAAAGAAGCCGATATACTCCCGTGATGTACGTGATAAATATCTGGTAATCCTTCCGCTTGTGCAAGTTGGCGTAAAGAAGCAATGACTGATTCGGTTTGCGAACGATTGTTTGCAAATATTAAACATTTACAGTGACTTAAATTGAAAATATATTTGTGGTAGTTACTACTATCTTGGGTGTTGATATAAAAATGTTCTACAGCTAATTTAATTTGGCGCTTTTCTGATTCTATCTGAGGAGTGATGACGGTTCGATTTGTACCAGAAGCGAGCCATTTTTCTGCCAAAGAGTAATCGCCTAGCGTTGCTGATAAACCAATTCTCCGAGGATAATTATGAGTAACATTTTCTAAACGTGCTAACTGACAAAGAATTTGATAGCCGCGTTCAGAACCCATAAAAGCATGAATTTCATCAATAATGACAAATCGTAAGTCACCAAAAAGACGAGTTAAATCATGATGTTTTCTCAGTAACAATCCTTCTAGAGATTCTGGGGTAATTTGGAGAATTCCTTTTGGGTTTTTCAATAGCTTATTTTTGCGACTTTGCGAAACGTCACCATGCCAATGCCAAATCGGAATATCAGCTTCTTTAACTAAATCATTTAACCGTTGAAATTGATCATTAATTAATGCTTTAATAGGACCTATGTATAATGCCCCAATCGTTGACGGTGGCTGTTCGTGCAGTAGAGTTAATACAGGTAAAAATGCTGCTTCGGTTTTCCCCGCAGCCGTACCAGCGGTAATTAATAGATGAGCATCAGTATCAAAGATAACTTCGCAGGCGGCGACTTGTACTAAACGTAATTCGTTCCAGTTATGCTCGTATATGTATTGCTGGATAAAGGGCGCGAGTTTATGAAATGTGTCTTTACTCATAAACTAAATTCCGCAGCATCATCTTTGTTAGAAGTTAAGCGTAAATCTGCGCCGCGAATGAGTTGAGAAAAGGCGATCGCTGGATTTTGGTGTATAACATTGAGAACACCGATAAAGTCGCGCACAATTTCCCCTGGTGTTAATAACGCTTCTGCACCCAAGCGATTTTCTACTGCTTGCACAAAGTTTTGAAAATCTTGCTTTTGCAACTTAACTTCATAACCAAAATTAACAGCATGAACATCAGCTATTCGTTGTAAAAGAGCATAAATTTCTGCTGAATTTAAAGGAGTCAATCGAATCACTGGGCTGAAAACATCTTGCATACCAGCTTGTTTAACAAAACGGCTTTCTTTAGTGCGTCTTTGCCAAGCTGGGTTTTTAAAAAGCCCGCGATTGGGATCTTCTAAAAACTTTGGAGTACCACTTACAAAAATTCCTAAGTTTTCGACTCTACCCTGCATTGTATCATTAAAGATTGCTAGCAGTTTATCGTAATTCTTCTCGCGGGCGATCGCATTGGCAATCTGATATAAATGTACAGCTTCGTCGAGAAAAACTAAAAGCCCTTGATAACCAATATCCGCAGTAAATTTAGCGATGAGTTTAATATAGTCGTACCAAGTATCATCGTCAATAATCACGCGAACTTCAGCTAATGCTGATTTTGCTTCCGTTTTGCTATTAAACTCACCGCGCAGCCACCGTAAGGCTGCACTTTTCTTCTCGTCATTTCCTAATCGGTATCCACGCCAATACGCGCTGATGACGTTACCAAAATCGAATCCGTGAACTAATCCTTCTATACTTGCAACAACTTCTTGAATGCGGGTTTCTACATAATCGTCAAAGCGATCGTCATTTGGGCGGGTTCCGGTTTCTTTTGCAACTTCTTGTTGAATTTTATTAATCCAACCCTCTAATATGGAAACTAACGCACCACCTTCGGGACGATTTTTGATTGCCATATTTCGCATCAATTCGCGGTAGGTTGCTAATCCTTCTTGATTTGTTCCTGCTAGTCGTTTTTCAGCAGATAAGTCAGCATCAGCTACGACAAATCCTTGTTCCATTGCTTGGTTGCGCAGCAATTGCAACATAAAACTTTTACCTGAACCGTAGTTTCCGACAATAAAGCGAAATGCTGCACCTTTTTGTGCAACATCCTCAAGATTCTGCAAAAGACTTTTGATTTCTTTCTCTCTACCAACCGCTACATTGTCAATTCCGATTCTCGGTACGACGCCAGCACTCAAAGAATTAATAATAGCACTCGCAATTCGTTTACTGATTTTTGTGGACATTGAATTTAAATCTGTCAAGTAGTTAACTACTCATTATACCTTTATAAATTTGAATGACTTGTTTCACATTTTCACGGTAATCTTCAACAATTTCTAATTGCCCAGAGTCAAAATCGATAATGCGATCGCCAATTGTGTCAATAGCGCACTCGTTAATATTATCAATCAAAATTGCCGGCATTGTTACTTTAGATTCGGCAATTTCTTTAATAACTTTGCTCGGATGATTTTGCTCTAAAATTGCTTTTAAAATTTGAACTTGATAGCCAGGAAGCTGTTCCATAAATTCCATCCATTCTTCTGGAAGTTCATGGGAAGCCGTCACTTCTACTTCTGGTGTTTCTAGGCTATCGATTAATTCTGAAAAAGGAAATAATTCTGCATCTTCCTGCTTATCGTCATCGCTTATTGGTTCTGCGATTAAAGCTTCTATCTGCTGGTGAAACTCTTGAATTTGGCTTTGTAGTTGATTTCGTTCTTCTTGTAAAGCGAGTAAATCAGCTTGTTGTTGTTCTTTTTCTCCTTTTAGAGAGGTAAGTTTATTCTGGATATCATTTTTGTATTGTTCTAATTTTTCTATTTGATTTTGCAAAATATATGTTTTAAGTTCTACTTGCCGTTTTTGTTCTTTAAAACTTTGCAGATCAACTTCCAGTGCTACTTTTTCTGATTGCTGCTGTATTAGCTGCTTTTGAAGTTTATCTTGTTCTAGCCTTAATTCCTGAATCGCTTGATTTTCTTGATTATGTTGAGTTTCTAAGCTGTTAACTTGGATGTGTAAACTCTTTAATTGAGATGATACAGCTGATTGTTGTTGATGTAAATTAGCTATTTCCTGCTCTAGAGCTTCTTTTTGTTGTGTTGTTACAGTAAAATCTCTATGTAGTTGTGCTAACTCTAGACGTAAGGCATCCGAATTTTGCTCTAATGCTTTCTTTTCAGTGAATACAGTTGCTTTTTGTTGTTCAAGTTCGCAGAGATTAGCGTGTAGAGTATTTAGTTCTTTCTCTAAATCTTCTTTTTGTTCTTTTAAAATCTTTAATTCTTGTTGTAAATC is a window encoding:
- a CDS encoding o-succinylbenzoate synthase translates to MEIATYQLEFRRYQRQFQSPLHTSHGIWKVREGIILRFTDATGKVDYGEIAPISWFGSETIEQAWAFCCQLPPKVTQEMIDSIPDTLPACQFGFESVLEEVGDGKPSLTYSGLLPAGEAALGAWEKLWEKGYRTFKWKIGVGAIAEELKIFAKLMQLPVSAKLRLDANGGLSYDQAQLWLQTCDRFAENPAGTVEVEYLEQPLAVEEFAAMLELSRCYSCAIALDESVATLKQLQECYHKGWRGIFIIKPAIAGFPSRLRQFCREYQIDAVFSSVFETEIGKSAALKLARELSSPNRTVGFGVDHLLAPEDSQWLERLWSTH
- a CDS encoding 2-succinylbenzoate--CoA ligase, translating into MARKVMEYSLADFKNYTKNHLLCENSDRLPQLIEEISSQIQFLQQNSKVLLAEREPVRFLASFIAAYTAGYPIFLCNPDWGNYEWQQVFDLVQPDIILASHLEMPATVTTNTNDPLPIPNSIMIPTGGSSGKIKFAIHNWETLAASVTGFRKYFQLEQVHSYCILPLYHVSGFMQFMRSFISGGDLVIQNFQQMEQAIYPNLQRFFISLVPTQLQRILQSSLSDRLAEFQTVLLGGAPAWSELLTQARTQNIRLALTYGMTETAAQIATLKPEEFLQGKTNCGKVLPHAQVTICNQQGNIKIQAESLALGYYPHIFTQPELTLDDLGYFDNQGYLNIIGRSSDKIITGGENVYPVEVETAIRDTQMVTDICVIGIPDPHWGQAVTAIYVPKSNTSATTLQTTLKAKLSKFKIPKHWISLTTLPRNSQGKINRQSLQQLALTLLQK
- a CDS encoding acyl-CoA thioesterase, which gives rise to MAFTYHRTVRFQDTDAAGVVYFANVLAMCHEAYEASLATSGFNLKAFFSNPAVAFPIVRASVDFFRPLFCGDLLSIRLIPQKLQEDSFTIAYEVMATEKVVAKAMTQHVCIDAESRKRQSLSVEMEQWLQQWGDR
- a CDS encoding DEAD/DEAH box helicase, which produces MSKDTFHKLAPFIQQYIYEHNWNELRLVQVAACEVIFDTDAHLLITAGTAAGKTEAAFLPVLTLLHEQPPSTIGALYIGPIKALINDQFQRLNDLVKEADIPIWHWHGDVSQSRKNKLLKNPKGILQITPESLEGLLLRKHHDLTRLFGDLRFVIIDEIHAFMGSERGYQILCQLARLENVTHNYPRRIGLSATLGDYSLAEKWLASGTNRTVITPQIESEKRQIKLAVEHFYINTQDSSNYHKYIFNLSHCKCLIFANNRSQTESVIASLRQLAQAEGLPDIYHVHHGSISASLREAAEKAMRHTPLAVTAATLTLELGIDIGQLERVIQLEAPLSVASFLQRLGRTGRRGEPADMRFVCAENELSLAASLPAQIPWQLLQCIAIIQLYLEERWIEPIQPLEYPLSLLYHQTMSILAAMGESSPAVLAQQVLSLPPFSAISKDDYRILLRYLIDIDHIQHESGKLIIGLAGEKVISKFQFYAVFPDNEEYTVKNDSTEIGSILTPPPVGDQFSLAGRTWEVLDVDFKRKTIVVKQVAGSASIAWRGGSGNIHTKVMQRMRKVLLEDIEYSYLQQNARDRLKKARQLARRINLDNIVLENDACYLFPWMGTVAYRTLERVLNYCLREDLEIKSITGTNPYYLKLKGTEITQLYDVMTSLGDRSITTQDLVAAAEAPRIQKYDEFIPPGLLRKAFTTDYLDLDELKQCIAIW
- a CDS encoding ATP-binding protein, with amino-acid sequence MSTKISKRIASAIINSLSAGVVPRIGIDNVAVGREKEIKSLLQNLEDVAQKGAAFRFIVGNYGSGKSFMLQLLRNQAMEQGFVVADADLSAEKRLAGTNQEGLATYRELMRNMAIKNRPEGGALVSILEGWINKIQQEVAKETGTRPNDDRFDDYVETRIQEVVASIEGLVHGFDFGNVISAYWRGYRLGNDEKKSAALRWLRGEFNSKTEAKSALAEVRVIIDDDTWYDYIKLIAKFTADIGYQGLLVFLDEAVHLYQIANAIAREKNYDKLLAIFNDTMQGRVENLGIFVSGTPKFLEDPNRGLFKNPAWQRRTKESRFVKQAGMQDVFSPVIRLTPLNSAEIYALLQRIADVHAVNFGYEVKLQKQDFQNFVQAVENRLGAEALLTPGEIVRDFIGVLNVIHQNPAIAFSQLIRGADLRLTSNKDDAAEFSL
- a CDS encoding tellurite resistance TerB C-terminal domain-containing protein — protein: MVSNRIILGAVAFGVSFGISFLSNRNANRALLTSLITLPATYAAAIVVDKRQNNRELLVLSSQRQKIYDLEAQEINLNRILSNANLKKQELENSIHYLQTECNQLRSQVEARHHYKDDLQQELKILKEQKEDLEKELNTLHANLCELEQQKATVFTEKKALEQNSDALRLELAQLHRDFTVTTQQKEALEQEIANLHQQQSAVSSQLKSLHIQVNSLETQHNQENQAIQELRLEQDKLQKQLIQQQSEKVALEVDLQSFKEQKRQVELKTYILQNQIEKLEQYKNDIQNKLTSLKGEKEQQQADLLALQEERNQLQSQIQEFHQQIEALIAEPISDDDKQEDAELFPFSELIDSLETPEVEVTASHELPEEWMEFMEQLPGYQVQILKAILEQNHPSKVIKEIAESKVTMPAILIDNINECAIDTIGDRIIDFDSGQLEIVEDYRENVKQVIQIYKGIMSS